The Streptomyces sp. A2-16 sequence TCCCGGGTGTAGCCGTTGCCGCCGAGGATCTGGACCGCCTGCGCGGTGACCTTCTTCGCCGTCTCGCTGGCGAAGAGCTTGGACATCGAGCCCTCGGCGGCGGTGAACTGCTTGCCGTTGATCGCCATCCAGGAGGCACGCCACACGAGGAGACGGGCCGCGTCGATGGAGGTCCGCATGTCGGCGAGCTGGAAGGCAACGCCCTGGTTGTCGATGATCGGGCGGCCGAACTGCTCACGCGTCTTCGCGTAGTCCAGCGCCACCTCGTAGGCGGCCCGGGCGGTACCCACCGCCATGGCGCCCACCGCGGGGCGGCTGGCCTCGAACGTGGCCATCGCCGCGTTCTTCACCCGCTCGCCGCCCGCCGCCTTCGCCCGCTCCCGGGCCCGGGCGATGCGCTGGTCGAGCTTCTCCTTGCCGCCGAGGAGGCAGGAGCCGGGCACGCGGACGTTCTCCAGCACGACCTCGGCGGTGTGCGAGGCCCGGATGCCGTGCTTCTTGAACTTCTGGCCCTGGGACAGGCCCGGGGTGTTCGGCGGCACGATGAAGGACGCGTGGCCCTTGGAGCCGAGCTCGGGGTCGACGACCGCGACGACGACATGGACGTTGGCGATGCCGCCGTTGGTCGCCCAGGTCTTCGTGCCGTTGAGCACCCACTCGTCCTTGGCCTCGTCGTACACGGCACGCGTGCGCATGGAGGCCACGTCGGAGCCGGCGTCCGGCTCGGACGAGCAGAACGCGGCGACCTTGACATCGTTGGCGTCGCCGTACATCTGGGGGATCCAGGTGCCGATCTGTTCCTCGGTTCCGTTGGCGAGAACGCCCACGGCGGCCAGCCCGGTGCCTACGATCGACAGGGCGATGCCCGCGTCGCCCCAGAACAGCTCCTCCATCGCCATCGGGATACCGAGCCCGGTGGGGTCGAAGTACTGCTGGGCGTAGAAGTCGAGGGAGTAGATGCCTACCTTCGCGGCCTCCTGGATGACCGGCCAGGGAGTCTCCTCACGCTCGTCCCATTCGGCGGCCGCGGGGCGGATGACGTCGGCGGCGAAGCCGTGCAGCCAGTCCCGGACCTCCTTCTGTTCGTCGTTGAGCTCCATGGTGAACTCGGCCATGTCCCCTCCAGCGGCGACGCATGTGCATGTTACTTGCGGTAACTCGAGTCTGTTACCCGTGGGTAGGAAAAGTCAACTCCCGATGCCGGTCAGCAGCCTGTTCGATGCCAATCGCCTGCCGGGTGTTAGTTTGCGCAGGCGTTACCGATTCAGCACGGGTGGGGAGAGCTCATGGACACCACACAGCGGACCGATCAGCAGCGGTCCGCCGACCGCCGTCGGCGCGAGCTGCTGGAGGCCGCGGACAGAGTGGTGCTGCGCGACGGCCCACAGGCCTCCATGAACGCGATCGCCGCGGAAGCCGGCATCACCAAGCCGATCCTGTACCGGCACTTCGGTGACAAGGGAGGACTCTACGCCGCGCTCGCCAAGCGGCACACCGACGCGCTGCTGGACTCGCTGCGGGCGGCCCTTGACGCTCCCGCGGACCGGCGCGAGCGGGTCGAGGCCACGCTGGACACGTACCTGGCCGCGATCGAGGCCCGGCCCCAGGTGTACCGGTTCCTGATGCACCCCGCCGAGGGGGGCCAGGTCGGGGACCAGGGGTTCGACGTCGGCAAGCATTCCGCGCCCCTGCTGCGGAGAATGGGTGAAGAGTTGGGGCAGGTCATCGAGGACCGGCTGGACCTCGGGCCCGGGAGTCAGCTGCTGGCGCGGGTGTGGGGGCACGGCGTCGTCGGGATGATGTACGCGGCGGGTGACTGGTGGCTGGGGGAACGGCCGTGTTCCCGGGCCGAGTTGGTCCGCAGCATGGCTGACCTGCTGTGGGGGCGGCTCGCGGCAGCCGGGGACAAGGTCGGGGGCCCGGGGTTCTGACGGTCGCCCCTAGGCGGGATCGCTCACCCCGTGCCAAGAGGACCTGGTCACCTGGCGCATGAGCCTGCGCCTGCGCCAACCCGTCAGGTGGTCCGCGTAGACCTTGCCCTCCAAGTGGTCCATCTCGTGCTGCAGGCACCTCGCGAAGAAGCCCGTGCCGTGGATCGTCACGGGCTCTCCCGTCGCCGTGAAGCCCTCCACCACCGCGTGGTCGTGGCGTTCCACCCCCGCCTCCAGGCCCGGCAGCGACAGGCAGCCCTCCGGGCCCCGCAGCACCAGGCCGTCCGCCTCCACCAGCCGTGGGTTCACGACATGGCCCAGGTGACGGACCTCCTCGTCGTCCGGGCAGTCGTAGACGAAGACGCGCAGCGGCACGCCGATCTGGTCGGCCGCGAGACCGACCCCCTCGTGCGCGTACATCGTCGCGAACAAGTCCTCCACCAGGCTCGCCAGTTCGCCACCGAAGTCCGTGACGTCCTCGCAGGGCGTGTGCAACACCGGGGCGCCGAGCAGGGCGAGCGCGCGGACACGCCCTCGCGTGCCCGGAATGGAGCTGTTTCGCATGGCCGCAAGGGTACGGCGATTCGGGAGTGCCTACGGATCTCGATAGGCTGAGGTCCACACCACGTGGCCGGAGGCTGAGGCGCGGCGCGTACGCAAGGAGGATCGAGATCTGATGACAGGCAACTCGGACCCGCTCTCGCCGCGGGCCAAGCTGGCCGTGACGGCGGGCAAGGCCGTCGCGGCGGCATCCCGAGCCGCGGGTCGCGGCAGCGGTTCGGTCATCGGCGGCAAGGTGGCTCTCAAACTCGACCCCGACCTCCTCGCCCGGCTCGCCCAGCACCTGGACGTCGTCCTCGTCTCGGCGACCAACGGAAAGACCACCACGACGCGTCTGATCGCGGAGGCGCTCGGCGCCGCCGGTCCGGTCGTCTCCAACGCCCTGGGCGCCAACATGCCGGCCGGCATCACCTCGGCGCTCGCCGGCGGCTCGGACGCCCGGTACGGCGTCATCGAGGTCGACGAGAAGTACCTCGCGGGAGTCGCCCGGGACACCGACCCCAAGTGCATCGCCCTGCTGAACCTCTCCCGCGACCAGCTCGACCGTGCCGCCGAGACCCGCATGCTCGCGGAGAACTGGCGCGAGGGGCTCGCGGGTTCGAAGGCCGTCGTCGTCGCCAACGCCGACGACCCGCTCGTCGTGTGGGCCGCCTCCTCCTCCCCCAACGTCGTCTGGGTCGCCGCCGGGCAGATGTGGAAGGACGACGCCTGGTCCTGCCCGTCCTGCGGTGGCGTGATGCAGCGGCCGGGCGACGACTGGTTCTGCGGCGAGTGCGGGTTCCGCCGGCCCACGCCCAGCTGGGCCCTGTCCGGTGACCATGTGCTCGACCCGCACGGCTCCGCCTGGCCGATCCACCTCCAGCTGCCGGGCCGCGCCAACAAGGCCAACGCCGCCTCCTCCGCCGCCGTCGCCGCCGTCTTCGGCGTGCCGCCGCAGGTCGCCCTGGAACGCATGTACCAGGTGCAGGCCGTGGCCGGCCGCTACGACGTCGTCCAGTTCCAGCAGCGCGACCTCAGGCTGCTGCTCGCGAAGAACCCGGCCGGCTGGCTCGAAACGTTCAGCCTGATCGACCCGCCGCCCACCCCGGTGATCCTCTCCGTCAACGCCCGCGGCGCCGACGGCACCGACACCTCCTGGCTCTGGGACGTCGACTACACCCGGCTGACCGGCCACCCGATCTGCGTGATCGGCGACCGCAAGCTGGACCTCGCGGTACGCCTCGAGGTCGCCAACCAGAACTTCCAGGTCTGCGACAACCTCGACCAGGCCGTGTCGATGAGCCCGCACGGCCGCATCGAGGTCATCGCGAACTACACCGCCTTCCAGGACCTGCGCCGCCGCGTCGGCAACTGACTCAGGGGACTTTTGTGAGCGACAACCAACTGCGGGTCGTCTGGATCTACCCCGACCTGCTCAGCACCTACGGCGACCAGGGCAACGTCCTGGTCGTGGAGCGCCGGGCCCGCCAGCGCGGTCTCGACGTGGCCCGCCTGGACGTGCGCAGCGACCAGCCGATCCCGACCTCCGGCGACATCTACCTGATCGGCGGCGGCGAGGACCGGCCCCAGCGGCTGGCGGCCGAGCGGCTGCGCCGGGACGGCGGTCTGCACCGGGCCGTCGGCAACGGCGCGATCGTCTTCTCGGTGTGCGCCGGCTACCAGATCCTCGGCCACGAGTTCATCAACGACCTCGGCCAGCGCGAGCCCGGCCTCGGCCTGCTCGACGTGGTCTCGGTGCGCGGTGAGGGCGAGCGCTGCGTCGGTGACGTGCTCGCCGACATCGACCCGCGCCTCGGTCTGCCCCCGCTGACCGGCTTCGAGAACCACCAGGGCGTCACCCACCTCGGCCCCACCGCGCGCCCGTTCGCCAACGTCCGCCTCGGCAACGGCAACGGCACCGGCGACGGCACGGAGGGGGCGTTCAACGACACGGTCTTCGGTACGTACATGCACGGGCCCGTGCTCGCGCGCAACCCGCTCATCGCTGACCTGCTGCTGAAGCTGGCCCTCGACGTGAACGCGCTGCCGCCGACCGACGACCGCTGGTACGAGGCCCTGCGCAACGAACGCATCGCGGCCGCTCAGCAGCCTGCCTGACCTGCGTGGACAGCTGATCTTCAGCTCCCCGCCACCAGCCCGTCTGACGGTACGTCCGCACAGGTGAGCGGGGTCGTCCAGCAGGCGGACGCATGCTTCGGCCCCGCCCCCTCCTGCCGCTAGGGTGGCGGGGTTCGAGCCGGACAGCGTGGTCCGGACCCGTGCCCCGTTCCATTGCTGAGAAGGTTCTTGCGGCTATGCGCATTGGTGTCCTCACGTCCGGCGGAGACTGCCCCGGCCTGAACGCCGTCATCCGGTCCGTCGTGCACCGTGCCGTCGCCGACCACGGCGACGAGGTCATCGGTTTCCGGGACGGCTGGAAGGGCCTCCTGGAGTGCGACTACCTCAAGCTCGACCTCGACGCCGTCGGCGGCATCCTCGCCCGCGGCGGCACGATCCTCGGCTCCTCCCGGGTCCAGCCCTCGCATCTGCGGGACGGCGTGGAGCGGGCCAAGGGGCATGTCCAGGAGCTCGGGCTCGACGCGATCATCCCGATCGGCGGCGAGGGCACGCTGAAGGCGGCCCGGCTGATGTCGGACGCCGGTCTTCCGATCGTGGGCGTGCCGAAGACGATCGACAACGACATCGCGGTCACCGATGTCACCTTCGGGTTCGACACGGCCGTCGGTGTCGCCACCGAGGCCCTGGACCGGCTCAAGACCACCGCCGAGTCCCACCAGCGGGTGCTCGTCGTCGAGGTCATGGGACGGCACACGGGCTGGATAGCGCTGCACTCCGGGATGGCGGCGGGCGCTCACGCCATCGTCGTGCCGGAGCGCCCCTTCGACATCGAGGAACTGGCCCGGCGGGTCGGGGAGCGGTTCGAGGCGGGGAAGCGGTTCGCGATCGTCGTGGCGGCCGAGGGGGCCAAGCCGGCGCCCGGTTCCATGGCCTTCGACGAGGGCGGCAAGGACATCTACGGGCACGAGCGGTTCGCGGGGATCGCCCGTCAGCTGTCGATCGAGCTGGAGGAGCGGCTGGGGAAGGAAGCCCGGCCGGTCATTCTCGGGCATGTGCAGCGGGGCGGTACGCCGACCGCGTACGACCGGGTGCTCGCCACCCGGTTCGGCTGGCACGCGGTGGAGGCCGTGCACCGCGGGGAGTTCGGCCACATGACGGCTCTGCGCGGGACCGACATCGTGATGGTGCCGCTCGCGGAGGCCGTCGAGACGCTGAAGACGGTGCCGGAGAACCGGTACGAGGAAGCGGAGTGCGTGCTGTAGGGCGTACGGCGGGCGCGGGTCAACCTGCCCCCGGTCCGAGAGGTGACCGGGGGCGGTTCTAGTCTGTTGGCGGACAGACTTGCACAACCCCCACGAATCAGGAGCCGCCGCAATGGATCACAGCGGGCACGGCATGACCCATGACTTGCCGCCGTTCACGCTGGGTCGAGGGCTTCAGTGGTCGGCCGACCCCTTCTTCCTCGTCGCCTGCCTCCTCGCGCTCGGACTGTACGTGTGGGGCGTCGTGCGGCTGCGGCGGCGGGGGGACTCGTGGTCGGTGGGGCGGACGGTCTCGTACGTGACCGGCGTCCTGACCATCGGGCTGATGATGTGCACCGGGCTGAACGACTACGGGATGGTCATGTTCAGCGTGCACATGGTGCAGCACATGGTGATCAGCATGCTGTCGCCGATCCTCATCCTGCTCGGTGCCCCGGTCACCCTGGCCCTCAGGGCGCTGCCCGTCGCGGGCAAGGGCCGCAAGGGCCCCCGTGAATGGCTGCTCGCGCTGCTGCACAGCCGGTACATGCGGATCATCACGCATCCGGCGTTCACCATTCCGCTGTTCATCGCGAGCCTGTACGCGCTGTACTTCACCCCCGTCTTCGACTTCCTCATGGGGTCGAAAACCGGGCACATCGCGATGATGGTCCACTTCCTCGCGGTCGGTGTCGTCTTCTTCTGGCCGATCATCGGCGTCGATCCGGGACCGCACCGGCCCGGGTATCTCATGCGGATGCTGGAGCTGTTCGCCGGGATGCCGTTCCACGCGTTCTTCGGCATCGCCCTGATGATGGCGTCCGAGCCCATGGTCGAGACGTTCAAGAACCCGCCCGCCTCGCTCGGCATCGACGCGCTCTCCGACCAGAACTACGCCGGCGGCATCGCCTGGGCGTTCAGCGAGATTCCCTCCGTACTCGTGCTGATCGCTCTGCTGTTCCAGTGGTACGGCTCCGAGCAGCGGCAGGCCAAGCGCACCGACCGGGCCGCCGACCGGGACGGCGACAAGGAACTCGAGGCATACAACGCGTATTTGGCCTCATTGAGCGCACGCGAGCGTTAAAGGCTTCGCCTTTCCGAAGCATTCAGTAGCATGAAGCGCGTTGGGGGAACCGCCAGGGGGAGCGGTCATGACACTTCGCGCATTTATGCACAGGATCGCCGTGCTGGCGATTTTCGCCACTCTGCTGAGCGGCTGCGACAAGGGAAATCCACTGACGGCGGTCAAGGCGGTCACCGTCGGTGTGCCCTCGCTCGCGCCGTTCTTCGAGGAGAACAGCGGGCTGGGCAAGGACGCCACGACCGTGCGGTCGCAGCCCGTCCAGGGAAGTCTCCAGCAAGGGGACACGCCCGGTCTGTACGGCGGCAGCAAGCAGCCGACGATCTGTGACGTCACCAAACTCGAACGATTCCTCACCGATCCCAGGAATCACAAGAAGGCACAGGCGTGGGCCGACGTGCTGCACATCGGCACGGCCGGGATACCGGAATATCTCCATCGACTCACTCCGGTTCTGCTGCGTCACGACACTCTCGTCAAGAACCACGACTACAAGCGGGAAAGGGCCGTCCCGTACAACTCCTTGCTCCAGGCGGGAATCGCGATTCTCGTCGACGAACAAGGGCTTCCGGCTGTGAAGTGCTCGTGCGGAAATCCATTGCGGCCCTTCGAGGGTGACACCGGCCGGATATCCGTCCAGTTCGAGGACGGCAACAAGAAGTGGGCGGGATTCGAACGCGAGTCGGTGGTGGCCGTGAAGCCGGCACCGCGAAAACTGGAGCGGATCGCTCTCGTCGACGTCCGGGAACCCGCCCGCGGCATCAACCGCCCGGTCGGCACCACCGGGGAGAAGGACACCACCTTCGACGCGAAGAAGCGGCGCACGGTGCCGGACCTGGCCGGGACGACCTTCGCGCGGGCGAGCCAGAGGCTGATCGACACCGGGCTGGCGGCCGGGTACGCCGGGCAGGGCACACCGTCCGACAGTGCGAGGGTCACGGCGACCGACCCGCCCGCGGGGACG is a genomic window containing:
- a CDS encoding acyl-CoA dehydrogenase family protein, yielding MAEFTMELNDEQKEVRDWLHGFAADVIRPAAAEWDEREETPWPVIQEAAKVGIYSLDFYAQQYFDPTGLGIPMAMEELFWGDAGIALSIVGTGLAAVGVLANGTEEQIGTWIPQMYGDANDVKVAAFCSSEPDAGSDVASMRTRAVYDEAKDEWVLNGTKTWATNGGIANVHVVVAVVDPELGSKGHASFIVPPNTPGLSQGQKFKKHGIRASHTAEVVLENVRVPGSCLLGGKEKLDQRIARARERAKAAGGERVKNAAMATFEASRPAVGAMAVGTARAAYEVALDYAKTREQFGRPIIDNQGVAFQLADMRTSIDAARLLVWRASWMAINGKQFTAAEGSMSKLFASETAKKVTAQAVQILGGNGYTREYPVERMHRDAAIYTIFEGTSEIQRLVIARTLSGMSIR
- a CDS encoding TetR family transcriptional regulator encodes the protein MDTTQRTDQQRSADRRRRELLEAADRVVLRDGPQASMNAIAAEAGITKPILYRHFGDKGGLYAALAKRHTDALLDSLRAALDAPADRRERVEATLDTYLAAIEARPQVYRFLMHPAEGGQVGDQGFDVGKHSAPLLRRMGEELGQVIEDRLDLGPGSQLLARVWGHGVVGMMYAAGDWWLGERPCSRAELVRSMADLLWGRLAAAGDKVGGPGF
- the def gene encoding peptide deformylase, whose product is MRNSSIPGTRGRVRALALLGAPVLHTPCEDVTDFGGELASLVEDLFATMYAHEGVGLAADQIGVPLRVFVYDCPDDEEVRHLGHVVNPRLVEADGLVLRGPEGCLSLPGLEAGVERHDHAVVEGFTATGEPVTIHGTGFFARCLQHEMDHLEGKVYADHLTGWRRRRLMRQVTRSSWHGVSDPA
- a CDS encoding MurT ligase domain-containing protein; translation: MTGNSDPLSPRAKLAVTAGKAVAAASRAAGRGSGSVIGGKVALKLDPDLLARLAQHLDVVLVSATNGKTTTTRLIAEALGAAGPVVSNALGANMPAGITSALAGGSDARYGVIEVDEKYLAGVARDTDPKCIALLNLSRDQLDRAAETRMLAENWREGLAGSKAVVVANADDPLVVWAASSSPNVVWVAAGQMWKDDAWSCPSCGGVMQRPGDDWFCGECGFRRPTPSWALSGDHVLDPHGSAWPIHLQLPGRANKANAASSAAVAAVFGVPPQVALERMYQVQAVAGRYDVVQFQQRDLRLLLAKNPAGWLETFSLIDPPPTPVILSVNARGADGTDTSWLWDVDYTRLTGHPICVIGDRKLDLAVRLEVANQNFQVCDNLDQAVSMSPHGRIEVIANYTAFQDLRRRVGN
- a CDS encoding glutamine amidotransferase, with protein sequence MSDNQLRVVWIYPDLLSTYGDQGNVLVVERRARQRGLDVARLDVRSDQPIPTSGDIYLIGGGEDRPQRLAAERLRRDGGLHRAVGNGAIVFSVCAGYQILGHEFINDLGQREPGLGLLDVVSVRGEGERCVGDVLADIDPRLGLPPLTGFENHQGVTHLGPTARPFANVRLGNGNGTGDGTEGAFNDTVFGTYMHGPVLARNPLIADLLLKLALDVNALPPTDDRWYEALRNERIAAAQQPA
- a CDS encoding 6-phosphofructokinase, which codes for MRIGVLTSGGDCPGLNAVIRSVVHRAVADHGDEVIGFRDGWKGLLECDYLKLDLDAVGGILARGGTILGSSRVQPSHLRDGVERAKGHVQELGLDAIIPIGGEGTLKAARLMSDAGLPIVGVPKTIDNDIAVTDVTFGFDTAVGVATEALDRLKTTAESHQRVLVVEVMGRHTGWIALHSGMAAGAHAIVVPERPFDIEELARRVGERFEAGKRFAIVVAAEGAKPAPGSMAFDEGGKDIYGHERFAGIARQLSIELEERLGKEARPVILGHVQRGGTPTAYDRVLATRFGWHAVEAVHRGEFGHMTALRGTDIVMVPLAEAVETLKTVPENRYEEAECVL
- a CDS encoding cytochrome c oxidase assembly protein, coding for MDHSGHGMTHDLPPFTLGRGLQWSADPFFLVACLLALGLYVWGVVRLRRRGDSWSVGRTVSYVTGVLTIGLMMCTGLNDYGMVMFSVHMVQHMVISMLSPILILLGAPVTLALRALPVAGKGRKGPREWLLALLHSRYMRIITHPAFTIPLFIASLYALYFTPVFDFLMGSKTGHIAMMVHFLAVGVVFFWPIIGVDPGPHRPGYLMRMLELFAGMPFHAFFGIALMMASEPMVETFKNPPASLGIDALSDQNYAGGIAWAFSEIPSVLVLIALLFQWYGSEQRQAKRTDRAADRDGDKELEAYNAYLASLSARER
- a CDS encoding PASTA domain-containing protein is translated as MTLRAFMHRIAVLAIFATLLSGCDKGNPLTAVKAVTVGVPSLAPFFEENSGLGKDATTVRSQPVQGSLQQGDTPGLYGGSKQPTICDVTKLERFLTDPRNHKKAQAWADVLHIGTAGIPEYLHRLTPVLLRHDTLVKNHDYKRERAVPYNSLLQAGIAILVDEQGLPAVKCSCGNPLRPFEGDTGRISVQFEDGNKKWAGFERESVVAVKPAPRKLERIALVDVREPARGINRPVGTTGEKDTTFDAKKRRTVPDLAGTTFARASQRLIDTGLAAGYAGQGTPSDSARVTATDPPAGTELPFGRYVMLSVAGSGTSTSGGATRPTTTPPPPSSGPKSPPTSTPPPSRSSGSPGSPGSSGSSGSSGSSGSSGPSKSSGPSGGKSGESSSKPPSSSSGGPGTPSSGPSTSAAPSSPSPDRSSSPPPPPPPPPPPTTSAPPEVTGAPPTSAPVTSAPASSAPASGEPVGGGPSGTVTA